Within the Vigna angularis cultivar LongXiaoDou No.4 chromosome 10, ASM1680809v1, whole genome shotgun sequence genome, the region GGGGGATTctttttcaacaaaatttatgGTCGCTCATTAAAGtataattttgtaaagttgGCAAATGGTGTTTTGACGACAGATATTAATAGTATAATAAAAAGTTGCCATGATATTGGAAAAATGGTAAAGTTTAATAGatcaataaaattgattattttataaattagggTCTTGGTGGGGATAGTTTAAATGGTAAacgtattttttaattttttattattatctaggTTCATTAAACTTGTAAAGTATTTGTCTGTAATTTTACTAAGAGTCCGGAGAAGAATAAACGCATTCTCGATGTTATGTCTAAAGAATAAAcgtttttcctttctcttttctggATCAGTTGCTGCTGAAGCTACAAACCTTTACTTATCATATATCACACATTTTCTTAGAAACCATTCATGTGAAGAAAAGTGAAGCAAGCTTATATGAGACGTTATCAACATCATGAGACTATGTCGTTGTTTATTGATGTTATAACGCTTCTGACAAAAACAAAGAACCATGGTATGAAGCTGATGTGGTTAAAACCAACACATGGTGGTGATGaccaatttcattattttgatcCTTGATGGAAGAAGTGTAAAGAGGGAAAAAAtgaggggagagaaaaaaaatagtaataaaaaaaaagaaagagatgagaaaataaattttgcttATCAATtcaaaaaagtaatatataataacaataaataaaattacatttcaagGTAAATATTATGTTCCTAAATGCATTAAAAAAAGTCCTTGAAGGAATAATCTTTTGTTCTGTATGAATTAAtcatttaatatcattttaatccccgaaaataatttgaaacatcAGTAAGAGTAAatgcttaaatttaaaaaataaactacaagtaaatgattaaatttaaggACTTTACCAAAagcaattttttaatttcagagataaaaaaaggataataaataattaagttcaaatattaaaatcaaatgaaGTGATAAAGTTAAAGGGACAAATAAAATTCGTGGATAGAATGGTTGTTCACACAACATGATGATTCAATAGCACtatttgatgaaagaaagagGCAATGCCAACAATTTTTGTGCATGTAGGATTCAGAATTGAAATATAGTTCGAAATTAAAGACAGATAGACATAGAATGTGGAAATTTATGAGCTAAAGAGGAGACAGGGTTCAGGAAGAGCAACAACCTGGTATGGTAATGCAAGCGACCATGTTTCATGTTTCTGCGATTGTGCTCAATCCTCAACCTCACACTTTCCTCTTTCCCTTACCCGTTTCCACCTCACGCAACTTCAAACTGTCACAAACTCTCCACTTCCCCAGAAACTCTATTCTCCGCTCTCTCTCGCCGTCGCTGCACCCAACTCCCCAATACGACGATTCCGAAGAACACGTCATCGGCGACTGCATCGTATTCGAGGAAGGCGTTTTCGATGACCCCCTTTTCCACAGCTCCGACACTCTCACCGTCGATAAGCCCAAGCCCAAGCCCGGTTGGAGGAAAAAGGTGGAGGAGAACGTGGGCGAGAATTTGGTTCCGGGTAAATGGCGAGAGGTTCAGGCGGAGATAAACATCACGAAGAGGGATAGGCGCAAGATAGCGCGGGAAATGGAGTTCAATAGCAAGGTTGAAAAGAAGAGAAGGGGGTTGATTCCCCTTAGGGATATGAACTTGGATGAGTATAAGGCTTATAAGGAGGCCAAACTGGCGCAGATGAAGTTTCTCGATAACGCTTCTAGTTCTCCGGTGAAAGAAGATGTTCCTCAACCTGAACCTGAATTGAATCGTGGTGAAGAGGGCCACCCTGAACCTGAATTGAACGGAGGCGAACGTGTGGAGCCCAAGAATCCTAGATGGCTTGTTTATGGAAGGGGTTTCGAGGATGTCACTGAGTTTTTCAATAGTGAAAACTATGACCCTGACGCTAAAACCCTTCAAGGTACATAAAtcagttgtttttcttttctacgctTTGCTCGATTGCCTACATTCTAGTGTCTTTGGTTTTTGTTTGCTCTTGTTTTGCTACTTGTGTTGGATATGCTTATTCTTCTTTGGGATATGAACTGATCAGTGAAAACTAATGCTTTGGTTTGGATATGTTTTCGAATAACACTTTCGTGAGAAGGGTTAAAATTAGCTGCTTCCATGAGTCAAATTTAACTTACCTTCCAAGcttaattcattttatcttcttctGATGAGTATTTATTTAGAGGTTTACTAGGGTCTAACTGGTTAGTCGTTAGTGCACTGTTGCTGCATGTCATGGTTGTTATTAAATGACAATGTGGGCTGAGAAATTGCACTGTGAtcaaattaatgattttattcttGTGGCATGTGTCTGGATTTTATCAAGTATTGGGATCGTTGTTCTAATTCTTCCGTGCCTGCATGAATAGGTAAGCGGAAGCTGTTTACCAAGGAGGAGAAGCTTTTATTGAATAAGCGGGTGCCAGACTTGGAAACTGCTACTTCAGTAAGTTTTAtgttagaaggaaaaaaaatgactgTTTTTTTTACTGTCGTTATTATATTTTTGCtgatgttgaaaaaaaaatcctctttttcttctttaatggAAGTTGTTGTCATTTTTTGTTCGGCTAATGATGTTGCTGAGTACTCCATCCCATTAATGATGTTGTCAGTCCTGTTGGACTGGATACTCTGTGGTCATAGAAACCTTGTTGCAATGTTTTTTGACTGTGGTAAAGGTCAAAGGAGGAAAAATGGTTCTGATTCACTTATAGCCTCTGGTGAATATTCTCAACGCTATTTTCAGGATAAATGGCAACCCCTGCACACTCTTGCTGCTTGTGGAGAATTTGAACTTTTAGATTCTCTGTTGAAGCATAATGTTGATATCAATGCTGTGGATAAGGTATTGCAGTTCTAACTTTTCATAATGGGAATTGGAATGCACAAGTCCTCTATTTACTTTACTGATTTACTTCGTTTCCAGGATGGTTTGACTGCCCTTCAGAGAGCAGTAATTGGAAAAAAGCAGGCCATAACCAATTATCTCCTGAGAAACTCAGCTAACCCCTTTGTACTGGACAAAGTGagtaaaattttactaaatagTTGAGCTGTGCTGTTGTAGTTGCATCCTTTACTTTCCAATGTTTTTAGCTCTTCTGCCATCATTCAAAAATCATTAGTGTTGTTGTTCCATCTTAATCTAACAGCATATTGTTCTTGTAAGCCTTAGTTGTCTGTTACTGATATGTTTATATGTAACTGTTTTGTTATTTATGTTCTGAAAACAGGAGGGAGCCACATTGATGCACTATGCGGTACTAACAGCTTCTACccaatcaattaaattactcttGCTGTATAATGTGGATATAAATCTTCAGGACAATGTATGATTAATTTTTCTCTTGGTTATTTTATCTACCTTTTGCTTTTTATGCTGAGCTGTTTGAGAACATAATTCATTTTCTGTCTGTTAGTATGGCTGGACACCATTACATCTTGCTGTGCAAGCTCAGAGAACAGATTTAGTGAGGCTTCTGCTGATTAAAGGTGCTGATAAGACATCAAAAAACAAGGTAATTTGTTATTGATTTCCTGCTTTAATCTATCAATGTTAAAAAACCTTGGTGTCTTGCATAATTTAGCTGAATGTAGATGCTTCGGTCATTGCTACGATTATCAGCTTTTGTTGTAGTTAGAAGGTCTGTCTCTGTCATATGTAGTTAGGTGATTTTAATGAAAGGTTATTCTGATATCCAAATCTTGATTAACAATTTTGAATTTGAGATATTAACATGATATTCTCCCTTCAACGAAAGAAACCGCTCACGTGTCATAAACTTTTTTAGTTATTGaagatattttttcaaaaatgattGAGGAGTTATTTAACTTTGCCAATAACACAATTCTTTGAAAAACTTATATATCCAGCTCAATGTCTGAATCAGAGAGGATGGCTGTTTTAGACAATCACAAGTAACAAAAAGTTTGTGCTATCTCTTTGACATTGATTAACTGTTCTATGGAAAAACTAGTTTTGTATTGAGCATGATGTGTCAAGTAGCCAATCTGCTTAGGATAGATcatatttatgttgttgttaCAGTAACTGAGGAATTGTTAGTTCATGCCTAATGTCTCTTCGAAGTCCTGTGTTTCATGCAACTTTGTTTCAGCTGTTAGTATCTTCAAAAGTTTCTACTGTTACTAAACTGAGAAACCTTTGAATAGGCATTGAATGTTCAGTTTCTTTTTCTAGGTGCTTAATTCTggtaatttatttcttttttgttgatCTTATATTGCAATTTCCATGATTGTTTGTGCAGGATGGTTTAACTCCACTTGACCTTTGCCTTTACTCTGGACAAAGTGCCAGAACATATGAGCTAATCAAGTTGTTTAAGCAGCCTCTAAGGCGAGTTAGCCATGTATCAAAACGATGATGGAGCCTGAAACAACACAACTTTCGAAAGATTTTCACCAGCAAAGAATATTAGCCCTTGACAAGTTTTGCAGAGAATTTGCACCCTTCAACATATGGAGATTTTAGGACAAGTACAACATTGTACTATATTagtaaaatgtatttaaatgaTAGGAAAATAAGAACATtttcatgaaaaagaaaagaaaaatgatatgccattttttaaaatttgattctcaTACAATACACCAAGCATACCTAAAATCTCAGCTTTAATTCTAAATAACTTGTTTGTGCTAAActtatattaagataatatttttatttataaacatctCCTACGGGAAATGCTGTAAACTATCTTTTATTGAAAATCTAGGCAGTGATGGTTTTTGCTCTATCAACTTGTTGCCAGGAAACCACGTTTATTAAATTTGGCTAAAAATATGGATTGAACAAATTAAATTGTAAGCTACCACACCATATGTATAAAACTTTCACCAAACACATTGCATAATTGATGTCttgtttggataaattttattataaacacTTTTAGgaggaaaaaaatatgaaattagtTTATTCATAAGTTAATTTATACGAATTGtctttttctctaaatttatatttttaccttatgaataaattaattttagtttatgaaaaattgaaacgTTTCTCCTTAAAACTGCCGGtgaacaattatatatatatatatatatatatatatatatatatatatatatatatatatatatataattttgaattataaaccCGTGATTAGTTGTTTGATCGATTCTCTGTCTGTATGAGAAATAACTATCaagaaatgtaaatttttaaatgaatataagtatTTTGATTTTAGGAGTTCGCCAAAAACCTGAACCAGAGTTCTTTCTGGGTTATGAAGTAATTGGTTAAAccatatgagaaaaaaaaaggaataaatatGGTTGCCATGTTTTCTTCAATGTGATTCAAAATTTGAGGTTAGAACTCAAGAAGTATATATAAATCCAATGTTATCATGTTGATGATAGTGAAATGGCATACCAAGCATATGATATATCCAATGAAATTTGGTACAGAATCATCAATATCTAACTGATTTTAAGGATTTTGTTTAGATCCAACGTTGTTTTAGCTTAGTATTTGCAGCAGTAGCAACTGGAAATGGAAGCCTCCATGTTCAACTTTTCCACCGTTATGTTCAATGCTCAACCTCACAATCTCTGCTCTCACCATATCAGTTTTCCTTTAACCATCTCTCCCCTCCGGTTCCAATCCCTTCAATTTCCGGCCAAACGGAATGAGCACTCCCAAAAGAACCGCAACTGCGTCGCTTTCGATGATGACATCTTCGAAAACGACACCGTTTTGCTAAACGACAACAACAACCCCAAACCCAAAGCGGGTTCTGGGAAGAAAGTAACGCCGATTAAGCGCGAGAATTTGGTTCCGGACAAGTGGAGAGAGGCTCAGGCAGAGACCAAAATCACCATTAACGAGAGGCGCAAGCAGAAGAATCGAAGAAAGATGGTTCCATTCAGAGGTTCCGAGAAAATTAAGTTCAACGGAACGgtggagaagaagagaaaggaaaatGGAAAAGTGTCGAGTCCCTACCAGGATGTGAATTGGAATGAGTACAAGGCTTCTAAGAAGGAAATATTGAAAAAGCTGAATCCTCTGGTTCTCAAAAACCCTTCTAGATTTCCCGTCGATGAGAAGGTTCCAGAACCTGACTTCAATGGTGAGCGTGTAGAGCCTAAGAATCCGAGAGGGGTTGTTCAGGGGAAGAATTTGGAGGATGTCTTACAGTTTTTCAATAGTGGGAGCTACAAACCTCGTGCTAACACCACCCGTGAAGGTGATGAATGTTATAGTTTTTAGTAAGttaaagttaataatttatgttaagATCAAAATCAGTTTTCTGGAGAAGATAAAATCACTTGGTATTGGATGTGTATCTTCTTTTGAATGTTGGGATTGTGGTATTGATATTTTCGTGCCTGAATGAATAGGTTGTCGGAATTTGTTTGTTATTAGTAAGGAGGAGATGTTCTTGTTGAACAAGCGAATGCCGGACTTGGCTACTGCTACTTCAGTGAGTTTTCTGTGTCTGACGAACAAATTACAATGACCTGTGCTTTGTTCTCATTATGCATGTATTATTGCTAAGATGAAATTCTATAGTTCTCCTGCATTGTGATGGCTTACTATGCTTAGAGATAATTTGTTCCACGAATGGATGTTGTTCAGCAATT harbors:
- the LOC108321261 gene encoding ankyrin repeat domain-containing protein, chloroplastic translates to MVMQATMFHVSAIVLNPQPHTFLFPLPVSTSRNFKLSQTLHFPRNSILRSLSPSLHPTPQYDDSEEHVIGDCIVFEEGVFDDPLFHSSDTLTVDKPKPKPGWRKKVEENVGENLVPGKWREVQAEINITKRDRRKIAREMEFNSKVEKKRRGLIPLRDMNLDEYKAYKEAKLAQMKFLDNASSSPVKEDVPQPEPELNRGEEGHPEPELNGGERVEPKNPRWLVYGRGFEDVTEFFNSENYDPDAKTLQGKRKLFTKEEKLLLNKRVPDLETATSDKWQPLHTLAACGEFELLDSLLKHNVDINAVDKDGLTALQRAVIGKKQAITNYLLRNSANPFVLDKEGATLMHYAVLTASTQSIKLLLLYNVDINLQDNYGWTPLHLAVQAQRTDLVRLLLIKGADKTSKNKDGLTPLDLCLYSGQSARTYELIKLFKQPLRRVSHVSKR
- the LOC108321307 gene encoding ankyrin repeat domain-containing protein, chloroplastic, whose product is MEASMFNFSTVMFNAQPHNLCSHHISFPLTISPLRFQSLQFPAKRNEHSQKNRNCVAFDDDIFENDTVLLNDNNNPKPKAGSGKKVTPIKRENLVPDKWREAQAETKITINERRKQKNRRKMVPFRGSEKIKFNGTVEKKRKENGKVSSPYQDVNWNEYKASKKEILKKLNPLVLKNPSRFPVDEKVPEPDFNGERVEPKNPRGVVQGKNLEDVLQFFNSGSYKPRANTTREGCRNLFVISKEEMFLLNKRMPDLATATSDKWLPLHTFAACGECFLLDSLLKHNVDINAVDKVGLTVLHKAIGKKQAITSYLLRNSANPFVQDKEGATLMHYAVQTGSTETIELLLFYNVDINLQDKDGWTPLHLAVQTQKPNVVRLLLLKGADKTLRNKDGLTPLDLCLYSGQSFQTYVLIKLLKQPREYL